In one Verrucomicrobiota bacterium genomic region, the following are encoded:
- a CDS encoding DUF1553 domain-containing protein, with translation MGKIRRDIRSAQASFRFWPERSVSFRAWLLIFSWFVAGSGSVLCGSPSVASDHWSFQPVRAVPIPSPTRHNPIDAFLDQRLRERGLRSAPPASREAWLRRVSFDLTGLPPTPSERASFLADRSQKARERVVDRLLASPRHGERWAQHWLDLAHYADSNGFELDADRPDAWRYRDWVIAALNRDLPYDEFLTLQVAGDEAAPGQVEALIASGFGRAGPREEVAGNIDPEVKRQDELTHVTSTIGSVFMGLTIGCARCHDHKFDPIPAADYYSLQAHFAGVQLQDPPIYQPEELTRFQAESNRIRVLIQPLAEARKKLEQPYRDRLRAAKETGLTPQEKAVRAKRKEDRTPEEQRLFEGTSTALNVTWEEVAEAFAQHPADHQQREALKRQIHDLEIQMPPPPARAMSMVEVTNRLPETQVLFRGNVKAKREAVEPAPPRVLVARRGGAPAPPPVERLDPTRSGRRLALARWMADPSHPLTSRVIVNRLWQHHFGRGLVATPSDFGARGARPSHPELLDWLAGELIRNQWRLKPLHRLMVLSEAYGRDSDPVDSTSHRSDPDNATWWRMNRRRMDAEGLRDSVLAVSGRFDGAAGGPGVRAPLEPEVRELIFTEAEVVDLWPVDPRERNHHRRSIYLMRKRNVPYPLLNAFDAPDAQSPCPERAVSTHAPQALALLNSQFAQKAARDFANSLLAHSDKPSLRVEEAYLRCFGRKPTTSEIKAAIRFIQADSRPEMERWTDFTLALLNTNEFIHVP, from the coding sequence ATGGGAAAGATTCGCCGCGACATCCGCTCCGCTCAAGCCTCCTTCCGGTTCTGGCCGGAGCGGTCCGTTTCTTTCAGGGCTTGGTTGTTGATCTTCTCGTGGTTCGTGGCCGGGTCAGGCTCGGTTCTCTGCGGTTCACCCTCCGTGGCGTCCGACCATTGGTCCTTCCAGCCGGTTCGCGCCGTGCCCATACCGTCGCCGACCCGGCACAATCCCATCGACGCTTTTCTCGATCAGAGGCTTCGGGAACGAGGCCTCCGTTCAGCACCTCCGGCCTCCCGGGAGGCGTGGTTAAGACGAGTGTCTTTCGATCTGACCGGCCTTCCTCCCACGCCCTCCGAACGAGCCTCATTCCTCGCGGACCGTTCACAAAAGGCCCGGGAACGCGTCGTGGACCGCCTCCTGGCGTCGCCCCGCCACGGAGAACGCTGGGCTCAACACTGGCTTGACCTGGCGCATTACGCGGATTCCAACGGATTCGAACTCGATGCGGACCGGCCCGACGCCTGGCGTTATCGGGATTGGGTCATTGCCGCGCTCAACCGGGACCTTCCTTACGATGAGTTCCTCACCCTTCAGGTCGCGGGAGACGAAGCCGCACCGGGGCAGGTTGAGGCCTTGATCGCTTCAGGATTCGGCCGGGCCGGGCCGCGCGAGGAAGTCGCCGGAAACATCGATCCCGAGGTCAAGCGCCAGGACGAGCTCACGCATGTCACTTCCACGATAGGCTCTGTTTTTATGGGCCTCACCATCGGGTGCGCGCGATGCCACGATCACAAGTTCGATCCCATTCCCGCCGCCGACTACTACAGCTTGCAAGCTCACTTCGCCGGCGTGCAACTTCAGGACCCGCCCATTTACCAACCCGAGGAGCTCACTCGATTTCAAGCGGAGTCCAACCGGATTCGGGTCCTGATCCAACCCCTTGCGGAAGCGCGCAAGAAGTTAGAGCAACCTTATCGGGACCGCCTGCGCGCCGCCAAAGAGACGGGGCTTACGCCTCAAGAAAAAGCGGTTCGGGCCAAACGTAAGGAAGATCGAACGCCAGAAGAACAGCGTTTGTTCGAGGGAACCAGCACTGCTTTAAATGTCACTTGGGAGGAAGTCGCCGAAGCGTTTGCCCAGCATCCCGCAGACCATCAGCAGCGCGAAGCCTTGAAGCGGCAGATCCATGACCTGGAAATTCAAATGCCCCCTCCGCCCGCCCGCGCCATGTCCATGGTTGAAGTCACCAATCGGCTGCCTGAAACCCAAGTCCTTTTCCGCGGCAACGTCAAAGCCAAGCGCGAAGCCGTGGAACCCGCCCCGCCTCGAGTGCTGGTGGCCCGTCGAGGGGGCGCGCCCGCGCCACCCCCTGTGGAACGGCTTGACCCAACCCGGTCCGGAAGGCGGCTCGCTCTCGCTCGCTGGATGGCCGATCCCTCGCATCCTCTGACGTCGCGTGTGATCGTGAATCGACTCTGGCAGCATCATTTCGGTCGAGGGTTGGTGGCCACTCCGTCGGATTTCGGCGCCCGCGGCGCCCGCCCCTCCCATCCCGAATTGCTGGACTGGCTGGCCGGGGAATTGATTCGAAATCAGTGGCGGTTGAAACCCCTGCACCGTCTGATGGTCCTCTCCGAAGCCTACGGTCGCGACTCGGATCCCGTCGATTCGACCTCCCATCGCTCTGATCCCGACAATGCAACATGGTGGCGAATGAACCGGCGCCGAATGGATGCCGAAGGCTTGCGGGACTCCGTCCTGGCCGTTTCCGGCCGCTTCGACGGCGCCGCGGGAGGACCCGGAGTGCGCGCGCCCCTCGAACCCGAGGTGCGCGAATTGATCTTCACCGAAGCCGAAGTGGTCGATCTCTGGCCGGTCGATCCGCGGGAACGCAATCATCATCGGCGCTCGATTTATTTGATGCGCAAACGCAACGTGCCGTACCCGCTGCTGAACGCCTTTGACGCCCCGGACGCCCAATCGCCTTGCCCCGAGCGCGCCGTGAGCACTCATGCGCCCCAAGCCCTCGCCCTCCTCAACAGCCAGTTCGCCCAAAAAGCAGCCCGCGATTTTGCGAATTCGTTGCTGGCTCATAGCGACAAACCAAGCCTCCGCGTCGAAGAAGCGTATCTGCGATGTTTCGGACGGAAACCCACGACTTCCGAGATCAAGGCTGCCATTCGATTCATCCAGGCCGATTCCAGGCCGGAAATGGAACGCTGGACCGACTTCACCCTGGCCCTGCTCAACACCAACGAATTCATTCACGTGCCATGA
- a CDS encoding DUF1501 domain-containing protein: MNPHSVPRPVSGQGWSRRDFLTRAGHGFGALALADLLRIEAAAPAPRRLSPQAHFAPKAKRCIFLFMVGGPSQMDLFDPKPALDRLHGQRLPPSFGKIHSQFLESDPLCLRSTRTWGRYGQCGMDMSDLIPHMRPHADDIALLRSCVVDSVIHAPAQYQMSSGRMFMGHPSLGSWLTYGLGSISDNLPAFVVMSQPQGTPEGGAPCWSSGYLPARHQGTLFRPGPNPIVNLAPDNSAFTRSRQRRIIDFTQELNRRNLRQGDAELEARIASYELAFRMQAEAPDAVDLSRESAATRALYGVDQPATADFGSRCLIARRLLERGVRFVQLYSGGGPVAWQWDAHDDVNANHERMCGATDKPVAALLTDLKRRGLLDDTLVIWGGEFGRTPVSQKGSRGRDHNATGFSMWFAGGGVKPGTIHGSTDEIGLHTTSGRAHIHDIHATILHLMGLDHTRLTHPHGGRDERLTDVHGHVIQGLLA, from the coding sequence ATGAATCCCCATTCCGTTCCTCGACCTGTGTCTGGACAGGGTTGGTCGCGCCGCGATTTCCTGACCCGCGCCGGACATGGTTTTGGGGCGCTCGCTCTCGCGGATCTCCTCAGAATCGAAGCGGCGGCCCCCGCGCCTCGCCGACTGTCTCCTCAAGCCCATTTCGCCCCCAAGGCCAAGCGGTGCATTTTCTTGTTCATGGTCGGCGGCCCCAGCCAGATGGACCTTTTCGATCCCAAACCAGCGTTGGACCGGCTGCACGGCCAGCGCTTGCCGCCGAGTTTTGGCAAGATCCACAGCCAATTCCTCGAAAGCGACCCCCTTTGTCTCCGCTCAACGCGCACGTGGGGCCGTTATGGACAATGCGGCATGGACATGTCGGACCTGATTCCGCACATGAGGCCTCATGCCGATGACATCGCGCTCCTCCGGTCGTGTGTCGTGGACAGCGTTATTCACGCGCCGGCCCAGTATCAGATGAGCAGCGGACGCATGTTTATGGGCCATCCCAGCCTGGGAAGCTGGCTGACTTACGGCCTGGGCAGCATTTCGGACAATCTGCCCGCATTCGTGGTGATGTCGCAGCCGCAAGGCACGCCCGAAGGGGGGGCTCCGTGCTGGAGTTCGGGTTATCTCCCCGCGCGGCATCAAGGAACCCTGTTCCGTCCCGGGCCGAATCCCATCGTCAATTTGGCGCCGGACAACAGCGCGTTCACTCGCTCTCGCCAGCGCCGAATCATCGATTTCACCCAGGAGTTGAATCGCCGTAACCTTCGTCAAGGCGATGCCGAGCTCGAAGCCCGGATTGCCAGCTACGAGCTCGCCTTCAGGATGCAGGCCGAGGCGCCGGACGCCGTCGATCTCTCCCGCGAATCCGCGGCAACCCGGGCGCTCTATGGTGTGGATCAACCCGCCACGGCCGACTTCGGCTCGCGCTGCCTGATCGCACGGCGGCTCCTTGAGCGCGGAGTCCGCTTCGTCCAACTCTATTCCGGCGGCGGACCGGTCGCCTGGCAATGGGACGCTCACGATGACGTGAACGCGAATCACGAGCGGATGTGTGGAGCCACCGACAAGCCGGTGGCAGCCTTGCTCACCGATTTGAAGCGTAGAGGTTTGCTGGACGATACCCTGGTCATCTGGGGCGGGGAGTTTGGACGTACTCCCGTCAGCCAGAAGGGAAGCCGCGGGCGCGACCACAACGCCACAGGATTCTCCATGTGGTTCGCAGGTGGAGGCGTCAAACCAGGGACGATCCATGGATCCACGGACGAAATCGGCCTGCATACCACCTCAGGACGAGCTCACATCCACGATATCCACGCCACCATCCTCCACTTGATGGGGCTCGACCACACCCGACTCACGCACCCCCACGGTGGCCGGGATGAACGGCTCACCGACGTCCATGGGCATGTCATCCAAGGCCTGCTGGCTTGA
- the secA gene encoding preprotein translocase subunit SecA: MLGLIIKKLIGSKNDREIKKLRPLIAQINEIENRLQQEPADVLREKTSAWKAELSQIEDLEKLRSRLLEILPEAFAVVKNTCRRLCGTDVTVRGHPLRWDMVPFDVQLIGGYALHTGRIAEMATGEGKTLVATLPVYLNALAGRGVHIVTVNDYLAARDSEWMGAVYRFLGLQVGCILHDQPPPVRRQQYQCDITYGTNSEFGFDYLRDNGMATRAEEQVQRGHFFAIVDEVDSILIDEARTPLIISGPAVAGHDNQLYDKFKSKILDLVHTQSRLTNRMLAEAGEVIKKLRPEAGAPPADAGDLARQAGQLIYRAKLGNPKAEGLLRLLENPENHRLLQKAETELHLDQTKKELYAQKEELFFAIDEKSHEADLTEKGRAYLSPEDPESFVLPDLITSFHEIDANASLDARKRLEAKGKLQAQFEAKAQQIHCISQLLKAYCLYQKDVQYVVQNNKVIIVDENTGRLMTGRRWSDGLHQAVEAKEGVEIERETQTLATITIQNYFRLYHKLAGMTGTAETEAGEFLDIYKLGVLVIPTNRAVGRKDAHDTVYKTRREKFEAVLREIQTIHSQGRPILVGTISVEVSEFLSRLLKQAAIPHSVLNAKYHQQEAEIVSRAGQRGAVTIATNMAGRGTDIKLGPGVPEVGGLHVIGTERHEARRIDRQLRGRCARQGDPGSSHFFISLEDDLMRLFGSDRMVKVMERVGLEEGQELEHPLLNRSIETAQKRVEQHNFQIRKRTLEYDDVMNKQREVVYGFRNEIINSQDVRDRLMDIMEEVVVQKVESLTSSLSDPSEWTLRPLADWVNINFPLGIPEEEILKAAHSGSEPPVPGSLFDGLSAAQFAVCQFISDSVRKAYELKISFEQPDALKSIERYTILSAIDQLWQEHLYGMDSLRNSIGLRAYGQRDPLLEYKAEAFKVFDELMVNIKSEICHNIFRSASSLMAFDQFLRNLPQRTLHASTSAFSETPAAGAAAAESGSDMVTEATSQMQKAAPIRTGPKVGRNDPCPCGSGKKFKQCCGKY, from the coding sequence ATGCTAGGCCTTATCATTAAGAAGCTGATCGGTTCCAAAAACGATCGGGAAATCAAGAAGCTTCGCCCGCTCATCGCCCAAATCAATGAGATCGAGAACCGGCTTCAACAGGAGCCGGCCGATGTCCTGCGTGAAAAGACCTCCGCCTGGAAGGCTGAACTTTCGCAAATCGAAGACCTCGAAAAACTTAGATCGAGGCTGCTCGAGATCCTCCCCGAAGCTTTCGCCGTCGTCAAAAACACCTGCCGTCGGCTCTGCGGCACCGACGTCACGGTCCGGGGCCACCCCCTTCGATGGGATATGGTTCCCTTCGACGTGCAATTGATCGGTGGTTACGCGTTGCATACCGGGCGTATTGCTGAAATGGCGACTGGTGAAGGAAAGACGCTCGTGGCCACCCTCCCGGTCTACCTCAACGCCCTCGCCGGGCGCGGCGTGCATATCGTCACCGTGAACGATTACTTGGCGGCGCGCGACAGCGAATGGATGGGGGCCGTGTACCGCTTTCTCGGGTTGCAGGTCGGATGCATTCTGCACGACCAGCCTCCGCCGGTCCGGCGCCAACAATATCAGTGCGACATCACCTACGGGACGAACTCCGAGTTCGGCTTCGATTACCTGCGCGACAACGGCATGGCCACCCGCGCAGAGGAACAAGTCCAACGCGGGCACTTCTTCGCGATTGTGGACGAAGTCGATTCGATCCTGATCGACGAAGCCCGAACCCCCCTGATCATCAGCGGACCCGCCGTCGCCGGCCACGACAATCAGCTCTACGACAAATTCAAATCCAAGATCCTGGATTTGGTCCACACCCAAAGCAGGCTCACCAACCGCATGCTCGCCGAGGCCGGTGAGGTCATCAAAAAGCTTCGCCCTGAGGCGGGCGCACCTCCTGCCGACGCGGGGGACTTGGCCCGCCAAGCCGGACAGCTTATTTACCGAGCCAAGCTGGGAAATCCCAAAGCCGAAGGCCTGCTGCGGCTGCTCGAGAATCCCGAGAACCACCGGTTGCTTCAGAAGGCCGAGACCGAACTGCACCTCGACCAGACCAAGAAGGAACTCTACGCCCAGAAAGAAGAGCTGTTTTTCGCCATCGACGAAAAATCACACGAAGCCGACCTCACGGAAAAAGGCCGGGCTTATCTTTCGCCCGAAGACCCCGAAAGCTTCGTCCTGCCGGACCTGATCACGTCCTTCCACGAAATCGATGCTAACGCCAGCCTCGACGCCCGGAAGCGCCTGGAAGCAAAAGGCAAGTTGCAGGCGCAGTTCGAAGCCAAGGCCCAGCAGATTCACTGCATCTCCCAACTGCTCAAGGCTTACTGTCTTTACCAGAAGGACGTCCAATACGTCGTGCAGAACAACAAGGTCATCATCGTCGATGAAAACACCGGACGCTTGATGACTGGACGGCGCTGGAGCGATGGACTCCACCAGGCCGTCGAGGCCAAGGAAGGCGTTGAAATCGAGCGCGAAACCCAAACCCTGGCGACCATCACGATTCAGAATTACTTCCGGCTCTACCACAAACTGGCTGGCATGACCGGGACCGCAGAGACCGAAGCGGGAGAATTTCTCGACATCTACAAGCTGGGTGTCCTCGTCATTCCCACAAACCGGGCGGTGGGCCGCAAGGACGCCCACGACACCGTCTACAAAACGCGGCGTGAAAAGTTCGAGGCTGTCCTGCGCGAGATTCAAACCATTCACAGCCAGGGACGTCCCATCCTCGTCGGCACCATCTCCGTCGAAGTCAGCGAATTCCTGTCGCGCCTCCTCAAGCAGGCGGCGATCCCGCACTCGGTCCTCAACGCCAAGTATCACCAGCAGGAGGCGGAAATCGTGTCCCGCGCCGGCCAGCGCGGCGCCGTGACCATTGCCACCAATATGGCCGGACGCGGCACCGACATCAAACTCGGCCCGGGCGTTCCCGAAGTCGGCGGGCTCCACGTCATCGGCACCGAACGGCACGAGGCGCGCCGCATCGACCGCCAGTTGCGCGGACGCTGCGCGCGTCAGGGGGACCCCGGTTCCTCCCATTTCTTCATCTCTCTCGAAGACGACCTCATGCGGTTGTTCGGCTCGGACCGCATGGTGAAGGTCATGGAACGCGTGGGTTTGGAGGAAGGGCAGGAGCTCGAGCATCCCCTGTTGAACCGCTCGATCGAGACCGCCCAAAAACGCGTCGAACAGCACAATTTCCAGATCCGGAAACGCACGCTCGAATATGACGACGTGATGAACAAGCAGCGTGAGGTCGTTTACGGCTTCCGCAACGAAATCATCAATTCCCAGGACGTGCGCGATCGCCTCATGGACATCATGGAGGAAGTCGTCGTGCAAAAAGTGGAGTCCCTCACCTCTTCCCTGAGCGACCCCTCCGAATGGACGCTGCGCCCTCTCGCGGATTGGGTGAACATCAATTTTCCGCTTGGCATACCCGAGGAAGAAATCTTAAAGGCGGCCCATTCAGGCAGCGAACCCCCGGTTCCAGGATCCCTCTTCGACGGGTTGAGCGCCGCGCAATTCGCGGTCTGCCAGTTCATTTCAGACAGTGTCCGGAAAGCCTACGAGCTCAAGATCAGTTTCGAACAACCGGACGCGCTGAAGTCCATCGAACGTTATACCATTCTCAGCGCCATCGACCAGCTCTGGCAGGAACACCTTTACGGGATGGACAGTCTGCGCAACAGCATCGGGCTCCGGGCCTACGGCCAGCGCGATCCGCTTCTCGAGTACAAGGCCGAAGCGTTCAAAGTCTTCGACGAATTGATGGTCAACATCAAATCGGAGATCTGCCACAACATCTTCCGAAGCGCTTCCAGCCTGATGGCCTTCGACCAGTTTCTTCGCAATCTGCCCCAACGAACGCTTCACGCCTCGACCAGCGCTTTTTCGGAGACTCCGGCCGCAGGGGCGGCCGCGGCGGAGTCCGGCAGCGACATGGTCACCGAAGCCACCTCCCAGATGCAGAAGGCTGCGCCGATCCGCACCGGACCGAAAGTCGGGCGCAACGATCCTTGCCCATGCGGAAGCGGCAAGAAGTTCAAGCAGTGCTGCGGAAAGTATTGA